The Rhodanobacter sp. LX-99 genome segment ACAATGGCGCGGGATGACCATCACCCAATGCCGACCGCGCCACTGCCTCGGATCGTCGCCATGGAAAACTGCGCACCGTGCCCCTTCGACTGAGCAAGACAACCGACGACCGCTGGCTGCGCATGTGCGTGTTTGGCGTCGTCTTGTCCGGGCTGGCCGGCTGCGCCGCGCCGCTGCCCCGGCTGGCGCCGCCGGTGCCCGCGCAATGGCAGCACGCGGTCGCCGCGGACCCGGCCCCGCCGACCGACCTGCACGGCTGGTGGCACGCGTTCGCCGATCCCGCCCTCGACGCGCTGGTCGAGCGCGCGCTGGCCAACAACCTCGACGTCGCGCAGGCGGTCGAACGGCTGCGCGCCGTGCGCACCCTGCACGAACGTGCCCACGCGCGCTATCTGCCGGCGCTGGATGCACGCACCCATGACGCGATCGATCCGGACGCCAGCGCCTCGTTCTTCGTAGCCGGCTTCGACGCCAGCTGGGAGCTGGGCCTGTTCGGCCGCGCCGAGGGCACCCGGCGCGAATCGCAGGGCGCGCTGGACGCCGGCGTGGCCGACCTGCAGGCCGCCCGGGTCACCCTGGTCGCCGAAGTGGTGCGCGAGTGGATCGACCTGCGCACCGCGCAGCAGCAGGAACAGCTGCTGCAGCGGATCAGCCGGCAGCGCCGGCACGCATGGGAACTGCAGCGGACGCGGCAACGCCTGCAGCTGGCGGCGCCCGGGGCGGTGGACCAGGCGCAGGCCGCCTGGGCGCAGGCCGAAGCCGCCCTGGCTGCGCCACGCCAGGCGATCGACGCCAGTGCGCAGCGCCTGGCCGTCCTGCTCGGGCAGAACCATCCCGATCCGGCGTGGCTGCAGGCGGGCACGCCGCCCGAGCTGGGCGCCTGGCGGCTCGACGGCACCCCGGCCGAACTGCTGCGTACACGCCCCGAGATCGCCCGCGCCGAGGCGGACGTGCTGCGCACCGCCGGCGAACTGGCGCTGACCCACGCCGAGCTGTTCCCCAGCATCGGCCTCGGCGCCTCGATGGTCTGGGCCACCGACATCAACAACAACCACCGCTTTTCCACCACCCCGAACGGCATCGCGTCGGTGGGCCCGGTGATCGACATTCCGCTGTTCGACTGGGGCATGCGGCTGGCCGCCACGCACGCCAAGGCACACGAGCTGAAAGCCAGCGTGCTGGCTTACCGGCAGGCCGTGCTGCAAGGCGTGGCCGAAGTGGAAACCGCGCTGGGCAGCCTGCAGCAGCAACGCCAGCGCGAGCAGCAGGACACGCTGGCCTGGCGGGCGCTGCAGCGCGCCGACCAGGCCGTGCAGGCCCGGGTCGGGCTGCAGCTGGGCAGTCCGCTCGATCACGCCGAAAGCCAGGTCGCCGCCGACCAGGCCGCGCTCGAACTGGCCGACGCCCGCGCCGCGCGCAGCCTCGCTTATGTCGCGCTGTTCAAGGCATTGGGTGGCGCACCGCTGCCCGCTCCGGGCACGGAGCGGGCAGCGTCGACGGCAGCCGACGACGCCCACGGAGCGCCGCACTGATGGGAACCTCGAATAACACCGTCACCCCAGCGAAAGCTGGGGCCCAGTGCCGTCAAGTCATCGAAGGCAGACGCTGGATTCCTGCTTTCGCAGGAATGACGGAGTGCAGGGCAATTTTTCGAGGCTCCCACTGATGGTCGCCCTCGCGCGCAAGACGTTGGTCTACGAGTGGCGGCGCTTCCTGCCGGCGATGCTGGCGGTCGGTTTCGCCGGCCTGCTGCAGCTGCTGCAGATCGCGCTGGTGCTGGGCATCTTCGGCAGCACCAGCCTGTACATCACCGGCTCGTCGGCCGACGTGTGGGTGGGCTACCCCGGCACGCAGAGCGTGAGCCTGGGCCGCGCGATCGACGCCGATGTGGAATCGCGCCTGCTGATGGACCCGGCGGTGCAGCGGGTCGAGCCGTACCTGTGGGTCGACGGCGACTGGCGCGGGCCGCGCGAGACCGGTGGCGTCTCGGTGTTCGTCTCCGGCATCGACCCGGCCGCCGACGGGCTGATGTTCTCCAAGGCACTTTCGCCGGCGCTGCGCGCGCGGCTGGCCGAACCGGACGCGATCGTTATCGACCGCTCCGCGCAGGACCAGCTCGGCGTCGACATCGGCCAGACCGCCACCATCAACGGCCAGCAGGTGCGCGTGGTCGGCATCAGCAGCGGCCTGCGCGCGCTCGGCGGGGTCAACGTGCTGTGCTCGCTGGACACCGCGCGCCGGCTGGACAGCGACCCGACCGACACCGGCCCGACCTACCTGGTGGCGAAACTGCGCGACCCGGCCCAGGCCGAAGCGGTGGCCATGCGCCTGCGCGGCGACACCGCCTTCGGTCCGTACACGACCTGGAGCGCCGGCGATTTCGCCAAGCTCTCGGTGCGCTACTGGCTGTTCGATACCGGCGCCGGCGCCGGCGTGCTGTTCCTGGCCGGCATCGTGTTCCTGGTCGGCGCGGTGATCACCAGCCAGACCCTGATCGCCGCGGTCAACGGCTCGGTGCGCGAGTACGCCACCCTCAACGCGCTCGGCGTGGGCGTGGGCGCACTGCGCAAGGTGGTGCTGGAGCAGGCGTTCTGGGTCGGCGCGCTGGGCCTGCTCGGCGCCAGCGTGCTCGGCATCGTGCTGATGCTGCTGGCACGCAGCCAGGACGTGCCGGTGGTTCTGAACGTACCCGCCGCGCTGGGCTGCATCCTCCTGGTGCTTGGCCTCGCCGCCGTCTCCGGCCTGGCCGCGATGCGCAGCCTGCGCCGCGCCGACCCGGCCACCCTGCTGAGATAGTCGCGATGCATCCCGCCCCCGCCATCGAACCGCCGCACGCACCTGCCCTGCAGGCCGACAACGTCAGCAAGGCGTTCGTCTCCGGCCACCAGCGCACGCAGGTGCTGGACGGCTTCTCGCTCAGCATCGATGCCGGCGAGCTGACCCTGATCTCCGGCCCATCCGGCTGCGGCAAGAGCACCCTGCTGGCGATCCTCAGCGGCCTGCAGAAGGTCGACAGCGGCCGCGTGCGGGCGCTCGGCAGCGAACTGGGCCAGCTCGACCTGCGCGCGCTGGAACGCTTCCGCCTGCAGCACACCGGCTTCGTGTTCCAGGGCTTCAACCTGTTCCCCGCGCTCTCCGCGTTCGAGCAGGTCGAGCTGCCGCTGAACCACATGGGGCTGTCGCGCGACGAGGCGCGCCGGCGCGCGCAGCAGTCGCTGGAGGAGGTCGGCCTGGCGCACCGCATGCGGCTGCGCCCGTCCGAGCTGTCCGGCGGCGAGAAGCAGCGCGTGGCGATCGCCCGCGCGCTGGCCAAGCAGCCCGAGCTGCTGTTCGCCGACGAGCCGACCAGCGCACTGGACGCCGCCAACGGCCAGATCATCATCGACATCCTGCACCGGATCGCCCACGCCCACGGCACCACGGTACTGTGCGTCAGCCACGACCCGCGCCTGGTCGTCCACGCCGACCGCGTGCTGGCGATGGAAGACGGCCGCATCCTCAGCGACCGGCGCAATCATGCGCCGCGCATCGACAGCAAGGAAATTCCGTCATGAAGCCGCTCGTCATGAAGCCGCCCGCCGCCCGTCCATCACGGCATTCGACCGGCATGCGGCGGCTCGGGTATGGCTGCCTCGCGCTGACGCTGACGTGGCTGCTGGCCGCCTGCTCGCGCTCCGCCGACGCACCGAGCGGCGCCACCGCGCAGCCCGCGACCGCCTACGTCGCCGTCGCGCGCGGCAAGGTCGATATCGAAGGTGGCCTGCTGAACCTGTCGATGCCGCGTGAAGGCACGCTCGCCACGGTCGCCGTGCACGAAGGCGACCACGTCAAGCAGGGCCAGTTGCTGGCGGCGCTGGACGCCGAGCCGGCCAGGCTGGCGGTCGAGGCGGCACAAGCGCAGTTCGAGCAGGCGCAGGCGCAGCTGAAGCTGCTCGGGATCAAACAGGTTGCGGCGAAGCAGCGCGCCCAGCGACTGGCCGCCGCGGCCGCCGCCGGTGCCGGCGACGGCCAGAGCGCCGACGATGCGCGCGAAGCGGCGGCACAGGTCGATGCCGATCGGCAGTCCGCCCGCGCGGCACTGGGCATGGCCGGCCAGAAACTGGACGAGGCCCGCTACGAACTGAAGCAGCGCAGCCTGCTCGCCCCGTTCGACGCCGACGTGGTGCAGGTATCGGCCCAGCCCGGCGCCAGCGTGTCGCCTGCGTCCGGCCCCCTTTTCACCCTGCTGCCGCAGAAACCGCGGATCGTCCGCGCCGAACTCAACGACAGCTTCGCCGCGGCGATCCGCCCGGGCATGCCGGCCGAAGTGGCCGCCGACAGCGGCGGCGCGCATGCCCGCTGGAGCGCGCACGTACTGCGCGTCGGCGAAGTCTACGGGCCGGCCACGCTGGAAAACGACCCGCAAGTGCGCGCCAACGCGCGGACGGTGGAATGCGTGCTGGCGTTCGACCAGCCCGACCAGACCCGCGACCTGCGCATCGGCCAGCGCGTGATGGTGCGCTTCGGCCACGTCGCGGCGCCGGTCGCCGTGCCGAAAGACTGAGGAAACCGCCGGCTGCGAACATGGTTCGCATGAAAACCGCCGCGATCCATCCCACAGGGCAACCGCGTGATCCAGCAGACTGACTTTTTCTTCGAGGGTGGGCGCCGCGGCGTGCTGCTGATCCACGGCCTCACCGGCACGCCGATGGAAATGAAGCTGCTCGGCAAGGGCCTGAACCGCGCAGGCTTCACCGTGCACGGCATGCAGCTGGCCGGCCACTGCGGCGACGTCGACGACCTGCTCGCCACCGGCTGGCGCGACTGGTACGCCAGCGTCGAGCAGGCCGCCGACGCGATGCTCGGCAAGGTCGACCAGCTGTTCGTCGGCGGCCTGTCGATGGGCGCGCTGCTGGCGCTGAAACTGGCCGCGGACCGGCCGCGGCAGATCGCCGGCGTGGGCGTATACGGCGCCACCTTCCGCTACGACGGCTGGAGCATCCCGCCGCTGGCGCGGCTGTCGTTCCTGCTGCCGCTGCTGAAGAAACTCGGCATCGGCCGCGCCCGCAGCTTCATGGAACAGCCGCCCTACGGCATCCGCGACGAACGCCTGCGTGCGCAGGTCAGCACCGCGATGCTCAGCGGCGACAGCGCCGCTGCCGGCCTGCCCGGCAACCCGTGGTACTCGCTGGCCGAGATGTACGGCCTGGCCGCCAGCGTGCGCCGCCAGCTGCGCCAGGTCACCTCGCCCTGCCTGGTCGCCCATGCCAGCGACGACGACGTCGCCAGCCCGAAGAACGCCGCGCTGGTGATGCGCGAAGTCAATGCGCCGGCCGAACTGCTGCTGCTCGACGACAGCTACCACATGATCACCATCGACAAGGAACGGCGCACCCTGATCGATCGCTCGGCCGCGTTCTTCGACGGTATCGCCGCGTCGAACGGCACGCAGCGCGCCGCGGCCTGACGATGCCGGCGGAGGGCTCCATCTCCACCCTCGTTGCGGGCCTGTGGCTGCTCAACATCATGCTCGACACCGGCGGCCAGCTGGCGTTCAAGGCGGCCGCCGGCGACAAGGCCGCCGGCGACGGCCTGGCGCGCTGGAAACACATGGCATCCAGGCCCTGGCTGTGGCTCGGCATCGGCAGCTACGTGGTCGAATTCCTGGTGTGGATCGCGTT includes the following:
- a CDS encoding efflux transporter outer membrane subunit → MPLRLSKTTDDRWLRMCVFGVVLSGLAGCAAPLPRLAPPVPAQWQHAVAADPAPPTDLHGWWHAFADPALDALVERALANNLDVAQAVERLRAVRTLHERAHARYLPALDARTHDAIDPDASASFFVAGFDASWELGLFGRAEGTRRESQGALDAGVADLQAARVTLVAEVVREWIDLRTAQQQEQLLQRISRQRRHAWELQRTRQRLQLAAPGAVDQAQAAWAQAEAALAAPRQAIDASAQRLAVLLGQNHPDPAWLQAGTPPELGAWRLDGTPAELLRTRPEIARAEADVLRTAGELALTHAELFPSIGLGASMVWATDINNNHRFSTTPNGIASVGPVIDIPLFDWGMRLAATHAKAHELKASVLAYRQAVLQGVAEVETALGSLQQQRQREQQDTLAWRALQRADQAVQARVGLQLGSPLDHAESQVAADQAALELADARAARSLAYVALFKALGGAPLPAPGTERAASTAADDAHGAPH
- a CDS encoding ABC transporter permease; protein product: MVALARKTLVYEWRRFLPAMLAVGFAGLLQLLQIALVLGIFGSTSLYITGSSADVWVGYPGTQSVSLGRAIDADVESRLLMDPAVQRVEPYLWVDGDWRGPRETGGVSVFVSGIDPAADGLMFSKALSPALRARLAEPDAIVIDRSAQDQLGVDIGQTATINGQQVRVVGISSGLRALGGVNVLCSLDTARRLDSDPTDTGPTYLVAKLRDPAQAEAVAMRLRGDTAFGPYTTWSAGDFAKLSVRYWLFDTGAGAGVLFLAGIVFLVGAVITSQTLIAAVNGSVREYATLNALGVGVGALRKVVLEQAFWVGALGLLGASVLGIVLMLLARSQDVPVVLNVPAALGCILLVLGLAAVSGLAAMRSLRRADPATLLR
- a CDS encoding ABC transporter ATP-binding protein, yielding MHPAPAIEPPHAPALQADNVSKAFVSGHQRTQVLDGFSLSIDAGELTLISGPSGCGKSTLLAILSGLQKVDSGRVRALGSELGQLDLRALERFRLQHTGFVFQGFNLFPALSAFEQVELPLNHMGLSRDEARRRAQQSLEEVGLAHRMRLRPSELSGGEKQRVAIARALAKQPELLFADEPTSALDAANGQIIIDILHRIAHAHGTTVLCVSHDPRLVVHADRVLAMEDGRILSDRRNHAPRIDSKEIPS
- a CDS encoding HlyD family efflux transporter periplasmic adaptor subunit, with amino-acid sequence MKPLVMKPPAARPSRHSTGMRRLGYGCLALTLTWLLAACSRSADAPSGATAQPATAYVAVARGKVDIEGGLLNLSMPREGTLATVAVHEGDHVKQGQLLAALDAEPARLAVEAAQAQFEQAQAQLKLLGIKQVAAKQRAQRLAAAAAAGAGDGQSADDAREAAAQVDADRQSARAALGMAGQKLDEARYELKQRSLLAPFDADVVQVSAQPGASVSPASGPLFTLLPQKPRIVRAELNDSFAAAIRPGMPAEVAADSGGAHARWSAHVLRVGEVYGPATLENDPQVRANARTVECVLAFDQPDQTRDLRIGQRVMVRFGHVAAPVAVPKD
- a CDS encoding alpha/beta fold hydrolase; translated protein: MIQQTDFFFEGGRRGVLLIHGLTGTPMEMKLLGKGLNRAGFTVHGMQLAGHCGDVDDLLATGWRDWYASVEQAADAMLGKVDQLFVGGLSMGALLALKLAADRPRQIAGVGVYGATFRYDGWSIPPLARLSFLLPLLKKLGIGRARSFMEQPPYGIRDERLRAQVSTAMLSGDSAAAGLPGNPWYSLAEMYGLAASVRRQLRQVTSPCLVAHASDDDVASPKNAALVMREVNAPAELLLLDDSYHMITIDKERRTLIDRSAAFFDGIAASNGTQRAAA
- a CDS encoding EamA family transporter encodes the protein MPAEGSISTLVAGLWLLNIMLDTGGQLAFKAAAGDKAAGDGLARWKHMASRPWLWLGIGSYVVEFLVWIAFLSLVQLSEGVLLGSINIVAIMLAGRFLFGEKLTRLRVVGILLVTLGVAIVGVGG